In the Malaya genurostris strain Urasoe2022 chromosome 1, Malgen_1.1, whole genome shotgun sequence genome, one interval contains:
- the LOC131426204 gene encoding tigger transposable element-derived protein 1-like isoform X2 encodes MDQAPSGSKQRRVLTIAEKLNILNQLSSGRGSSELAHEYNVHASTIRNIHKHEFTIRTMARSRTRKKYRQRRTFSLTEKLNILNRLESGHTATALGIEYNVNESTIRNMRRQEPSIRSMARLVSSDVAAGSMRKRNPRFGKMETCLAAWRDDMRTKRLVLYHSKIRAKALELYERIGEDTEYADGNSFHGSNGWFERFKNKHGLFEIRPHKDRIPPDEVEFKLPLQQMLSTLSFSRSQFFSVESTIFTWKQLPGLAGEARSTLIFCSNASGDFVTRPTFINDSEQSKADSPITERDLETWFETVFVSEVDNYVQGKMLPFQVVLILPHNQNCSPNLKRSGVDVRTLPSNCNSSCLPAVQGILTHLNAVYLRQVCQWLASEVSTGRTLQKSWASFSSKDAEMVLQTSIVLLDESALRNGWSCLLDAPMEQHSNDEIVHEIVANLHELGLSQVTAKDIFHQITPRELTNEELLEMFRKQHEDGGQYSIETLRQNQQSAAVVDNWQVQLTDYTPEIRHTLIEKIDRHLTELARAEDFFDMYDLNRKRAKGVSGSLLKVAAWAREMKDELMALEQPEEIAIEIKEEVLMLDSSDDDDVVVMN; translated from the exons CCCTCCGGTTCCAAGCAGCGGCGTGTCCTCACCATAGCGGAGAAGCTTAACATCCTGAATCAGCTATCCAGCGGACGTGGATCATCGGAACTCGCTCATGAGTACAACGTGCACGCATCAACCATCCGGAACATCCATAAACACGAGTTCACTATCCGAACGATGGCCAGAAGT CGTACCAGAAAGAAATATCGACAGCGCCGTACCTTCTCGCTAACCGAGAAGCTCAACATCCTGAACCGGCTGGAATCCGGGCACACTGCCACGGCGCTCGGTATCGAGTACAACGTAAACGAGTCGACCATTCGGAACATGCGCCGACAGGAACCCTCCATCCGGTCCATGGCCCGCCTGGTCAGCTCGGACGTGGCCGCCGGTTCCATGCGAAAACGAAATCCACGCTTTGGGAAGATGGAAACATGTCTGGCCGCGTGGCGGGATGACATGCGGACCAAGCGGTTAGTACTGTATCATTCGAAAATTCGGGCCAAAGCCTTGGAACTGTACGAACGGATCGGCGAGGATACGGAGTATGCGGATGGTAACTCGTTCCACGGTAGCAACGGTTGGTTCGAGAGATTCAAGAACAAGCACGGACTGTTTGAGATTCGCCCTCACAAGGACCGCATCCCACcggatgaagtcgaattcaagcTGCCACTGCAACAGATGCTCAGTACGCTTAGCTTCAGTCGcagtcaatttttttcggtggaAAGTACGATCTTCACGTGGAAACAACTTCCGGGACTGGCCGGTGAAGCAAGGAGCACCTTGATTTTCTGTAGCAATGCATCCGGCGATTTTGTAACACGGCCCACATTTATCAACGATAGCGAACAGTCCAAGGCGGACTCCCCCATCACGGAACGGGATCTCGAAACTTGGTTTGAAactgttttcgtttcggaagtggACAACTACGTTCAGGGGAAAATGCTACCCTTTCAAGTGGTACTAATATTACCGCACAATCAAAACTGTTCACCAAATCTGAAACGCTCAGGAGTAGACGTTCGAACACTGCCAAGCAATTGCAACTCGTCCTGTCTGCCGGCAGTTCAAGGCATTCTGACTCATTTGAATGCCGTGTACTTGAGACAGGTTTGCCAGTGGTTAGCCAGCGAAGTCAGCACGGGCAGGACGCTTCAAAAGTCTTGGGCTTCATTTTCGTCGAAAGATGCGGAGATGGTTTTGCAAACATCGATCGTTCTACTGGACGAATCGGCTCTCCGAAATGGTTGGTCTTGTCTGTTGGATGCCCCAATGGAACAACACTCCAACGACGAAATAGTGCATGAAATAGTAGCCAACCTGCACGAGTTGGGTCTGTCGCAGGTGACAGCGAAGGATATTTTCCACCAAATCACACCCCGTGAACTTACCAACGAAGAACTGTTGGAGATGTTTCGCAAACAGCACGAAGACGGGGGCCAGTACAGTATTGAAACGTTAAGACAGAACCAGCAGTCGGCGGCTGTCGTGGATAACTGGCAAGTTCAGTTGACAGATTACACTCCGGAAATACGGCACACACTGATCGAAAAGATCGACCGTCATCTGACGGAACTGGCACGTGCCGAGGATTTCTTCGATATGTATGATCTAAACCGAAAGCGTGCCAAAGGCGTATCGGGAAGTCTGCTGAAGGTCGCTGCGTGGGCTCGGGAAATGAAGGACGAACTGATGGCCCTGGAACAGCCGGAAGAAATTGCAATCGAAATCAAGGAGGAGGTACTTATGTTGGATTCgtccgatgatgatgatgttgttgTAATGAATTGA
- the LOC131426204 gene encoding tigger transposable element-derived protein 1-like isoform X1, whose protein sequence is MEMDQAPSGSKQRRVLTIAEKLNILNQLSSGRGSSELAHEYNVHASTIRNIHKHEFTIRTMARSRTRKKYRQRRTFSLTEKLNILNRLESGHTATALGIEYNVNESTIRNMRRQEPSIRSMARLVSSDVAAGSMRKRNPRFGKMETCLAAWRDDMRTKRLVLYHSKIRAKALELYERIGEDTEYADGNSFHGSNGWFERFKNKHGLFEIRPHKDRIPPDEVEFKLPLQQMLSTLSFSRSQFFSVESTIFTWKQLPGLAGEARSTLIFCSNASGDFVTRPTFINDSEQSKADSPITERDLETWFETVFVSEVDNYVQGKMLPFQVVLILPHNQNCSPNLKRSGVDVRTLPSNCNSSCLPAVQGILTHLNAVYLRQVCQWLASEVSTGRTLQKSWASFSSKDAEMVLQTSIVLLDESALRNGWSCLLDAPMEQHSNDEIVHEIVANLHELGLSQVTAKDIFHQITPRELTNEELLEMFRKQHEDGGQYSIETLRQNQQSAAVVDNWQVQLTDYTPEIRHTLIEKIDRHLTELARAEDFFDMYDLNRKRAKGVSGSLLKVAAWAREMKDELMALEQPEEIAIEIKEEVLMLDSSDDDDVVVMN, encoded by the exons ATGGAAATGGATCAAGCG CCCTCCGGTTCCAAGCAGCGGCGTGTCCTCACCATAGCGGAGAAGCTTAACATCCTGAATCAGCTATCCAGCGGACGTGGATCATCGGAACTCGCTCATGAGTACAACGTGCACGCATCAACCATCCGGAACATCCATAAACACGAGTTCACTATCCGAACGATGGCCAGAAGT CGTACCAGAAAGAAATATCGACAGCGCCGTACCTTCTCGCTAACCGAGAAGCTCAACATCCTGAACCGGCTGGAATCCGGGCACACTGCCACGGCGCTCGGTATCGAGTACAACGTAAACGAGTCGACCATTCGGAACATGCGCCGACAGGAACCCTCCATCCGGTCCATGGCCCGCCTGGTCAGCTCGGACGTGGCCGCCGGTTCCATGCGAAAACGAAATCCACGCTTTGGGAAGATGGAAACATGTCTGGCCGCGTGGCGGGATGACATGCGGACCAAGCGGTTAGTACTGTATCATTCGAAAATTCGGGCCAAAGCCTTGGAACTGTACGAACGGATCGGCGAGGATACGGAGTATGCGGATGGTAACTCGTTCCACGGTAGCAACGGTTGGTTCGAGAGATTCAAGAACAAGCACGGACTGTTTGAGATTCGCCCTCACAAGGACCGCATCCCACcggatgaagtcgaattcaagcTGCCACTGCAACAGATGCTCAGTACGCTTAGCTTCAGTCGcagtcaatttttttcggtggaAAGTACGATCTTCACGTGGAAACAACTTCCGGGACTGGCCGGTGAAGCAAGGAGCACCTTGATTTTCTGTAGCAATGCATCCGGCGATTTTGTAACACGGCCCACATTTATCAACGATAGCGAACAGTCCAAGGCGGACTCCCCCATCACGGAACGGGATCTCGAAACTTGGTTTGAAactgttttcgtttcggaagtggACAACTACGTTCAGGGGAAAATGCTACCCTTTCAAGTGGTACTAATATTACCGCACAATCAAAACTGTTCACCAAATCTGAAACGCTCAGGAGTAGACGTTCGAACACTGCCAAGCAATTGCAACTCGTCCTGTCTGCCGGCAGTTCAAGGCATTCTGACTCATTTGAATGCCGTGTACTTGAGACAGGTTTGCCAGTGGTTAGCCAGCGAAGTCAGCACGGGCAGGACGCTTCAAAAGTCTTGGGCTTCATTTTCGTCGAAAGATGCGGAGATGGTTTTGCAAACATCGATCGTTCTACTGGACGAATCGGCTCTCCGAAATGGTTGGTCTTGTCTGTTGGATGCCCCAATGGAACAACACTCCAACGACGAAATAGTGCATGAAATAGTAGCCAACCTGCACGAGTTGGGTCTGTCGCAGGTGACAGCGAAGGATATTTTCCACCAAATCACACCCCGTGAACTTACCAACGAAGAACTGTTGGAGATGTTTCGCAAACAGCACGAAGACGGGGGCCAGTACAGTATTGAAACGTTAAGACAGAACCAGCAGTCGGCGGCTGTCGTGGATAACTGGCAAGTTCAGTTGACAGATTACACTCCGGAAATACGGCACACACTGATCGAAAAGATCGACCGTCATCTGACGGAACTGGCACGTGCCGAGGATTTCTTCGATATGTATGATCTAAACCGAAAGCGTGCCAAAGGCGTATCGGGAAGTCTGCTGAAGGTCGCTGCGTGGGCTCGGGAAATGAAGGACGAACTGATGGCCCTGGAACAGCCGGAAGAAATTGCAATCGAAATCAAGGAGGAGGTACTTATGTTGGATTCgtccgatgatgatgatgttgttgTAATGAATTGA